The Terriglobus roseus region AGTTCGCGGCCAGGTTGTGAGGTCAATCTTTCGGCAGGCTTCCAAGATGATTAATCCAATCTTTTCTCAAAGACCTCAGAGGTCTTTATGTGTACATAGCCGTCGCGCAGATAGAACCGATGTGCGTCCTGCCGTTTGATTTGAGAACGAACGCGCACTCGCGGTATTTGCTGCTGTAAAGCCCACTCCTCAACCGCTTCACACAAACGCCGACCAATACCCAGTCCGCGATGGCCTTCCTGCACAACCAGTCCGCCCAGTTCGACGACCTCTGGAGACTGCAGATGACGTTCGATGCTGGCATCTGCCCATCCCACAACGGCGTTTTCAAAGACCGCAACGAAGGCGATACGGTCGCGCGACTTCGCGAGTTGATGGATTCGTCCGCGCATCGTTTCTGCATCGGAGGGATAGCCGAGCTGTGTGCTGAGAGAGACTACCGCCTCGGCGTCTTCGATGGTGAGAGGGCGAACACTGAGCAGTGAGGGTCGGTTATCCGCTGTCATATCTGTCGATTGCTTTCTATAGCCATCGTATCTGTGTTGCCGCGGGAGGCACTACTGCAGAGGTACGTTGTCCAGTCCGCCCTTGCTGAAAGGATGGCATCGAGCGATACGCCACATGGCAAGCCATGTGCCCCGCCAGGGGCCAAAGCGGGCTATGGCTACCTCTGCATACTCTGAGCACGTGGGCGTGTAACGGCAGCCGCTGATGCCGGTGCTGTGCAGCATGGGCGAGAGCAGACGGCGATAGACGCGGATTGCTGCGAGTGCGATGTTCATGGAATGGTGGTGCGGAGAGCGTGCCGTTGAAAGAATTATCGCTCTGTCTGCGTGGCGTACTGCTTGCGGACGGCACGGAAGACGTTGGCCACCTCACGCTGCAGCTTGTCCCACTCCAGCAGGAGTACGGTGCGGCGCGGGTGCAGGATCACGTCCACCGGCAGGTCGGCGAGTAAGGCTGCGTGCATCGCGACTGCAGCGCGCATACGGCGTTTGATGCGATTGCGGTCATGCGCCTTGCCCATGACTTTGCCCACGGTGAGACCGATGCGGGGACCGGAGTGCGGCTGACCATACAGAAGTTCTGAGGGATGCAGGCGTCGTTCCGGCATGGCATCGCGATGGGCGCAGAACCACGTAACCTCGCGCGAGTGCTGCTTCCGCGATGCTGCGTACGCACGCTGATAATCCGCGTGTTTCCGCAGGCGTAGCTCAGCGAACGAGATCTTCGGTTTGGGGATGGAAACGTTCATTGCCTGCAATGCAAAGGGGCGCGACTGGCGCGCCCCTTGCAGAAACGGAAATGCGACAGAAAAACTAGTCGCGGAAGCCGGCAGAGACGGCGATCTTATGACGGCCCTTGGCACGACGACGGCTGAGGACGGTCTGACCGGCCTTGGTCTTCATGCGGGTGAGGAAGCCGTGCGTCTTGGCGCGGCGGCGGCGGTTCGGCTGAAAAGTGCGCTTCGGCATGCTGTTACGTCTCCTGCGCTAAGCGTGCAGAGCTCTCCGTCAGGGGAGAAAAGCAGCAGCGCTGAGCTTGAAAAGTGTTTTGTCCTGTCCGGCGAGCCTGAATGAAAGCACCCTGCCAGCACAAACGCGCAACGCTAGGGCGGCGCACTGCGGACAACATCGCTTATATTACCGCATTTCCCACAGGAGGGAAAGCCCTTGTTACAGATTCCTTGGAGCGCCGCCGAATGCCTGCAATCCATCGAGATACACTCAGATGCACCATGCGACCTCTTGTTTCGCTGATTTTTCTTGCGTTTACGGCGCACGCGCAGTTTGTGCTGCAAAAGAGCCCTTCGCCTGCCAGTCTGCGGGGCGTAGCGAATATAGATGGCCGCGTCGCATGGGCCAGCGGTGCTTCCGGCACCGTTTTGCGGACGCTGGATGGCGGTGGAACATGGCAGCAGTGCACCGTTCCGGATGGAGCTGAGAAGCTCGATTTTCGGGCGGTTCAGGCCTTCGATGCGCAAACAGCGATTGTGATGAGCGTGGGATCGGGCGATGCCAGCCGTCTCTATCGCACCACGGACGGTTGCCGCACGTGGAAGTTGGTCTTCACCAACCCGGACGCTCCGGGCGGGTTCTTTGATGCGCTGTATGTCCCGCAACATGGAGAGGGATGGCTGCTGGGTGATCCAGTAAAGGGCGGCTTCTACGTGGCGGTGTCGCGCGACGGAGGCTTGTCCTGGGCGAAAGTGCCGGTGCCCATACAGTCCGAGACGGAAAAGGGCGGTGCATTCGCAGCCAGCAATCAATCGCTAGCGATGGGTGTTGCAGGGCCTATCTTTGGCGGCGGTGGCGGGTTGCTGTATCGCGGCGAGCAGGATCGC contains the following coding sequences:
- the yidD gene encoding membrane protein insertion efficiency factor YidD, translating into MNIALAAIRVYRRLLSPMLHSTGISGCRYTPTCSEYAEVAIARFGPWRGTWLAMWRIARCHPFSKGGLDNVPLQ
- a CDS encoding WD40/YVTN/BNR-like repeat-containing protein → MRPLVSLIFLAFTAHAQFVLQKSPSPASLRGVANIDGRVAWASGASGTVLRTLDGGGTWQQCTVPDGAEKLDFRAVQAFDAQTAIVMSVGSGDASRLYRTTDGCRTWKLVFTNPDAPGGFFDALYVPQHGEGWLLGDPVKGGFYVAVSRDGGLSWAKVPVPIQSETEKGGAFAASNQSLAMGVAGPIFGGGGGLLYRGEQDRCPDPIQYNDPNACATHVRFRKMTTDVGGVGASSGIFALAANDKAMVAVGGDYMHPELAAHTAAFSVNGGMGWQPAETMPRGYRSTVAYDSATKTWIATGPTGTDVSTDDGRNWKPLLPDVKAGDVADADRNWNALSLPFVVGPKGRIGRLRDGVLNKK
- the rpmH gene encoding 50S ribosomal protein L34 — protein: MPKRTFQPNRRRRAKTHGFLTRMKTKAGQTVLSRRRAKGRHKIAVSAGFRD
- a CDS encoding GNAT family N-acetyltransferase, giving the protein MTADNRPSLLSVRPLTIEDAEAVVSLSTQLGYPSDAETMRGRIHQLAKSRDRIAFVAVFENAVVGWADASIERHLQSPEVVELGGLVVQEGHRGLGIGRRLCEAVEEWALQQQIPRVRVRSQIKRQDAHRFYLRDGYVHIKTSEVFEKRLD
- the rnpA gene encoding ribonuclease P protein component, which produces MNVSIPKPKISFAELRLRKHADYQRAYAASRKQHSREVTWFCAHRDAMPERRLHPSELLYGQPHSGPRIGLTVGKVMGKAHDRNRIKRRMRAAVAMHAALLADLPVDVILHPRRTVLLLEWDKLQREVANVFRAVRKQYATQTER